A DNA window from Actinokineospora baliensis contains the following coding sequences:
- a CDS encoding 4-hydroxyphenylacetate 3-hydroxylase family protein, protein MREDTGRTTRPLTSAEYIESLRDGREIYLYGDRIKDVTAHPAFHNPVRMTARLYDALHDPAHQPVLTAPTDTGGDGFTHRFFRTPRSAEDLVADRDAIAAWARMTYGWMGRSPDYKASFLGTLGANADFYEPFADNARRWYRESQEKVLFWNHAIVHPPVDRDRPADEVADVFVHVEKETDSGLVVSGAKVVATGSALTHYNFIAHYGLPIKKREFALVATVPMNAPGMKLICRPSYSATAAAMGSPFDYPLSSRLDENDTILVLDKVLIPWENVFVYGDVAKVGLFTGQSGFIERFTFHGCVRLTVKLEFIAGLLAKALELTGTANFRGVQARLGEVLAWRNLFLSLSDAAARNPVPWRNGAVLPNPAYGLAYRWFMQVGYPRVREVILQDVASGLIYVNSGAADFHNPDIRPYLDKYLRGSGGADAVERVKVMKLLWDAVGSEFGGRHELYERNYAGNHENTRVELMYAQLADGTLDRHKAFVDECLAEYDLDGWTVPDLSSFPELRGLRNGLFQG, encoded by the coding sequence TTGCGCGAGGACACTGGCCGCACCACGCGGCCGCTGACGAGTGCCGAGTACATCGAGAGCCTGCGCGACGGCCGGGAGATCTACCTCTACGGCGACCGGATCAAGGATGTGACCGCGCACCCGGCGTTCCACAACCCGGTGCGGATGACCGCGCGGCTCTACGACGCGCTGCACGACCCCGCCCACCAGCCGGTGCTGACTGCGCCGACCGACACCGGCGGTGACGGCTTCACCCACCGCTTCTTCCGCACCCCGCGCTCGGCCGAGGACCTGGTCGCTGACCGCGACGCCATCGCCGCGTGGGCGCGGATGACCTACGGCTGGATGGGCCGCAGCCCCGACTACAAGGCGTCGTTCCTGGGCACCCTCGGCGCCAACGCCGACTTCTACGAGCCCTTCGCCGACAACGCCCGACGCTGGTACCGGGAATCGCAGGAGAAGGTCCTGTTCTGGAACCACGCCATCGTGCACCCGCCGGTGGACCGCGACCGCCCGGCCGACGAGGTCGCCGACGTGTTCGTGCACGTGGAGAAGGAAACCGACTCCGGCCTGGTGGTCAGCGGCGCGAAGGTCGTGGCGACCGGGTCGGCGCTGACGCACTACAACTTCATCGCCCACTACGGCTTGCCGATCAAAAAACGCGAGTTCGCGCTGGTGGCCACTGTGCCGATGAACGCGCCGGGGATGAAGCTGATCTGCCGACCGTCCTACTCGGCCACCGCCGCGGCGATGGGCAGCCCGTTCGACTACCCGCTGTCGTCGCGGTTGGACGAGAACGACACGATCCTGGTGCTCGACAAGGTCCTCATCCCGTGGGAGAACGTGTTCGTCTACGGGGATGTGGCCAAGGTGGGCCTGTTCACCGGCCAGTCCGGGTTCATCGAGCGGTTCACCTTCCACGGCTGCGTGCGGCTGACGGTGAAGCTGGAGTTCATCGCGGGCCTGCTGGCCAAAGCGCTGGAACTGACGGGGACGGCGAACTTCCGCGGCGTGCAGGCCAGGCTGGGGGAGGTGCTGGCCTGGCGCAACCTGTTCCTGTCCCTGTCGGACGCCGCCGCCCGCAACCCGGTGCCCTGGCGCAACGGGGCCGTGCTGCCCAACCCGGCCTACGGCCTGGCCTACCGGTGGTTCATGCAGGTCGGCTACCCGCGCGTGCGTGAAGTGATCCTGCAGGACGTCGCCAGCGGCCTGATCTACGTCAACTCCGGCGCCGCGGACTTCCACAACCCGGACATCCGGCCCTATCTGGACAAGTACCTGCGCGGGTCGGGCGGGGCGGACGCGGTGGAGCGGGTCAAGGTGATGAAACTGCTGTGGGACGCGGTGGGTTCGGAGTTCGGTGGCAGGCACGAGCTCTACGAGCGCAACTACGCGGGCAACCACGAGAACACCCGCGTCGAGCTGATGTACGCCCAGCTGGCGGACGGCACCCTGGACCGGCACAAGGCGTTCGTGGACGAATGCCTCGCCGAATACGACCTCGACGGCTGGACCGTGCCGGACCTGTCGTCCTTCCCTGAGCTGCGCGGCCTGCGCAACGGCCTGTTCCAGGGCTGA
- a CDS encoding carboxymuconolactone decarboxylase family protein: MAHIELGNDDPGIRGLMRYRPLTAGPLSDLAETLLRADNSLTRGERELIAATVSRGNECTFCGNFHATIAAVELGVDDLAEAPRSAKMTALLVIADKVRVSGQSVLDEDVAAARAAGATDEEIHDTVLIAAAFCMYNRYVDGLGTWASTDVGDYLPSAKHISVVGYR, encoded by the coding sequence GTGGCACACATCGAGCTCGGCAACGACGACCCCGGCATCCGGGGCCTGATGCGGTACCGGCCGTTGACCGCGGGTCCGCTCTCGGACCTGGCCGAGACGCTGCTGCGCGCGGACAACTCGCTGACCAGGGGTGAGCGCGAGCTGATCGCGGCCACCGTCTCGCGCGGCAACGAGTGCACCTTCTGCGGGAACTTCCACGCCACGATCGCCGCGGTCGAGTTGGGTGTCGACGACCTGGCCGAGGCGCCGCGCTCGGCGAAGATGACCGCGCTGCTGGTGATCGCGGACAAGGTGCGGGTGAGCGGCCAGTCGGTGCTGGACGAGGACGTGGCGGCGGCGCGGGCGGCGGGCGCGACCGACGAGGAGATCCACGACACCGTGCTGATCGCCGCGGCGTTCTGCATGTACAACCGCTACGTCGACGGCCTGGGCACGTGGGCGAGCACCGATGTGGGCGACTACCTGCCCTCGGCCAAGCACATCAGCGTGGTCGGCTACCGCTGA
- a CDS encoding thiamine pyrophosphate-binding protein, with protein sequence MSTLAAAVAATLAEHGIRHAFGVVGGGNIMTVAGLTAAGVHYVAARHEGGAVAMADAYHRATGEVAVCTTSHGPGVTNIATGLAEAVKHRSGLLVVCGDAPTDRMRRIDVDQTMLARSLGAEVVRLDTPETARADTARALRIARERHCPVVLCLPGDLLTAEIPDVVQTDLDQRVPVAPAELVGLDAALRALAGARRPLLLAGLGAWRSGAAKPIADLGDRVGALLATTAMATGLFDGTDWSVGICGGFSSPAAADLIRQADVVVAFGASLDLFTLHGGRLISPHATVIQVDPAGSTADRVDLPVTGDASTAASALLDGLDNLGAPASTWRDEVGDLSRVGWAHHEFEDRGSTERIDPRTLTRALADLLPEDRTLVLDGGHFITWPMMYWPVTDPSALVFIGSAFQVIGLGFAGAVGAACGRADRTTVVALGDGGALMGISELETLIRTAHSAIVVVYDDAAYGFEAHLYGPKGADLTTAVFDQTDFAGVARALGAQAETVRTVADLAALRTWLDDGAVGTIVLDCKVNPDVIAGFLTDMTSGH encoded by the coding sequence GTGAGCACCCTCGCGGCCGCGGTCGCGGCGACCCTGGCCGAGCACGGGATCCGGCACGCGTTCGGGGTGGTGGGCGGCGGCAACATCATGACCGTCGCCGGGCTGACCGCCGCGGGCGTGCACTACGTCGCGGCCAGGCACGAGGGCGGCGCGGTGGCCATGGCCGACGCCTACCACCGCGCCACCGGCGAGGTCGCGGTGTGCACGACCAGCCACGGGCCCGGGGTCACCAACATCGCCACCGGGCTGGCCGAGGCGGTCAAGCACCGCAGCGGTCTGCTGGTGGTGTGCGGGGACGCGCCCACCGACCGGATGCGCCGCATCGACGTCGACCAGACCATGCTGGCCCGGTCGCTGGGCGCCGAGGTGGTCCGGCTCGACACGCCGGAGACCGCGCGTGCCGACACCGCTCGGGCGCTGCGGATCGCGCGGGAGCGGCACTGCCCGGTCGTGCTGTGCCTGCCCGGGGACCTGCTCACCGCCGAGATCCCCGACGTTGTGCAGACCGACCTCGACCAGCGGGTGCCTGTCGCGCCCGCCGAGCTGGTCGGGCTCGACGCGGCGTTGCGGGCGCTGGCGGGGGCTCGCAGGCCGCTGCTGCTCGCCGGGCTGGGCGCGTGGCGGTCCGGGGCGGCGAAACCGATCGCCGACCTCGGTGACCGGGTCGGCGCCCTGCTGGCCACCACGGCCATGGCGACCGGCCTGTTCGACGGCACCGACTGGTCGGTGGGCATCTGCGGCGGGTTCTCCTCCCCCGCCGCCGCCGACCTGATCCGCCAAGCCGACGTCGTGGTGGCCTTCGGCGCGAGCCTGGACCTGTTCACCCTGCACGGCGGCCGCCTGATCAGTCCACACGCGACGGTCATCCAGGTCGACCCGGCGGGGTCGACCGCCGACCGGGTCGACCTGCCGGTCACCGGCGACGCCTCCACCGCGGCATCAGCCCTGCTCGACGGCCTCGACAACCTCGGCGCCCCCGCCTCGACCTGGCGCGACGAGGTGGGCGACCTGAGCCGGGTCGGCTGGGCGCACCACGAGTTCGAGGACCGGGGCAGCACCGAGCGGATCGACCCGCGCACCCTGACCCGCGCCTTGGCCGACCTGCTGCCCGAGGACCGCACCCTGGTGCTCGACGGCGGGCACTTCATCACCTGGCCGATGATGTACTGGCCGGTGACCGACCCGTCAGCACTGGTGTTCATCGGCTCGGCGTTCCAGGTCATCGGCCTCGGCTTCGCAGGTGCCGTGGGGGCAGCCTGCGGCCGCGCCGACCGGACCACCGTCGTCGCGCTGGGCGACGGCGGGGCGCTGATGGGGATCTCGGAACTGGAAACCCTGATCCGCACAGCGCACTCCGCGATAGTGGTCGTCTACGACGACGCCGCCTACGGCTTCGAGGCCCACCTCTACGGCCCCAAAGGCGCCGACCTGACGACCGCGGTGTTCGACCAGACCGACTTCGCCGGGGTCGCCAGGGCCCTGGGCGCCCAGGCAGAGACTGTCCGCACGGTCGCCGACCTGGCCGCCCTGCGTACCTGGCTCGACGACGGTGCGGTGGGCACGATCGTCCTCGACTGCAAGGTCAACCCCGACGTGATCGCGGGCTTCCTCACTGACATGACCTCCGGACACTGA
- a CDS encoding VOC family protein, which translates to MVRHTRAFSGFAVDDVPAAREFYENALGLRVTEEHGMLHLHLSDDTEVLVYPKPGHVPASYTILNFQVEDIDAAVDDLVGRGVRFERYEGMPSDDRGIFREEGPYIAWFTDPAGNILSVLQER; encoded by the coding sequence ATGGTGCGACACACCAGGGCGTTCAGCGGTTTCGCGGTGGACGACGTGCCCGCGGCGCGGGAGTTCTACGAGAACGCCCTCGGCCTGCGGGTCACCGAGGAGCACGGCATGCTGCACCTGCACCTGTCCGACGACACCGAGGTGCTGGTCTACCCCAAACCCGGCCACGTCCCCGCCTCGTACACGATCCTCAACTTCCAGGTCGAGGACATCGACGCGGCGGTCGACGACCTGGTCGGGCGCGGTGTCCGGTTCGAGCGCTACGAGGGCATGCCCAGCGACGACCGGGGGATCTTCCGCGAGGAGGGCCCCTACATCGCCTGGTTCACCGACCCGGCGGGCAACATCCTGTCGGTGCTGCAGGAACGCTGA
- a CDS encoding FAD-dependent oxidoreductase has protein sequence MSDAITGRAIVLGASMAGLLAARALAEVYPQVLVLDRDRVLGVRESRGGAPHTRHAHGLHGRGHLIFEEFFPGLTQELVDDGVPVGDLGEMRWFFNGRKILPAHTGLLSVTAPRPVLEHHVRTRVAALPNVTIQECCAVATLVATPDRSRIVGVRARLDGADADEVLEASLVVDTTGRGSRTPVWLEELGYERPPVERVKVGLAYTTRYYRSKPEMFEGVQSINPVASPAHPRGAFLGQVGPDICVLSLTGILGDHPPTGPEAFMDFVKSLPVPDVYDAVRDAEPLDDAVSFGFPASVRRHYERLTRFPMGLLVLGDAVCSFNPVYGQGMSVAAIEAKALRDRLLREGTEPDPRRFFAELSKVIDVPWEISAGGDLDFPEVQGKRTLKVRMGNAYMARLQYAATQDSEVTKGFMRVAGLMDPPQALMRPSMVRRVLRHATRRPS, from the coding sequence GTGAGCGACGCGATCACGGGCAGGGCCATCGTGCTCGGGGCCAGCATGGCGGGACTGCTCGCCGCGCGGGCGTTGGCGGAGGTGTACCCGCAGGTGCTGGTGCTCGACCGGGACCGGGTGCTCGGCGTGCGCGAGTCGCGCGGCGGCGCACCGCACACCCGGCACGCGCACGGGCTGCACGGGCGCGGGCACCTGATCTTCGAGGAGTTCTTCCCCGGTCTCACCCAGGAACTCGTCGACGACGGCGTGCCGGTGGGCGACCTCGGCGAGATGCGGTGGTTCTTCAACGGCCGCAAGATCCTGCCCGCGCACACCGGGCTGCTGTCGGTCACCGCGCCGCGGCCGGTGCTCGAGCACCACGTGCGGACCAGGGTGGCCGCGCTGCCGAACGTGACCATCCAGGAGTGCTGCGCGGTCGCGACCCTGGTCGCCACCCCGGACCGCTCGCGCATCGTCGGGGTGCGGGCGCGCCTGGACGGGGCCGACGCCGATGAGGTGCTGGAGGCGAGCCTGGTGGTCGACACCACCGGCCGCGGCTCGCGGACCCCGGTGTGGCTCGAGGAACTCGGCTACGAGCGGCCCCCGGTGGAGCGGGTGAAGGTCGGGCTTGCCTACACGACGCGCTACTACCGGTCCAAGCCGGAGATGTTCGAGGGCGTCCAGTCGATCAACCCGGTCGCCTCGCCCGCGCACCCGCGCGGCGCGTTCCTCGGGCAGGTCGGCCCGGACATCTGCGTGCTGTCGCTGACCGGCATCCTGGGTGATCACCCGCCGACCGGGCCAGAGGCCTTCATGGACTTCGTGAAGTCCTTACCCGTGCCCGACGTCTACGACGCGGTGCGCGACGCCGAGCCGCTCGACGACGCCGTGTCGTTCGGGTTCCCGGCCAGCGTGCGCAGGCACTACGAGCGGCTGACCCGGTTCCCGATGGGCCTGCTGGTCCTGGGGGACGCGGTGTGCAGCTTCAACCCGGTGTACGGCCAGGGCATGAGCGTGGCCGCGATCGAGGCGAAGGCGCTGCGCGACCGGCTGCTGCGCGAGGGGACCGAACCGGACCCGAGGCGGTTCTTCGCCGAACTGTCCAAGGTGATCGACGTGCCGTGGGAGATCTCCGCGGGCGGCGACCTGGACTTCCCCGAGGTGCAGGGCAAGCGCACGCTCAAGGTGCGGATGGGCAACGCCTACATGGCCCGGTTGCAGTACGCCGCGACCCAGGACAGCGAGGTCACCAAGGGGTTCATGCGGGTCGCCGGGCTGATGGACCCGCCGCAGGCGCTGATGCGACCCTCGATGGTGCGCCGGGTCCTGCGCCACGCCACCCGCCGACCCTCCTGA
- a CDS encoding SgcJ/EcaC family oxidoreductase — protein MSTSTAAGPSAGDQAAVAAIPQRVVAAWAAHDAEAFASVFTDEGTMILPGLHRKGRSVIAEHMAAAFQAEYRGTRVTGKPIGVTFLGRDAGVLITEGGVLLEGETEVHPDRAIRASWVVVREQDQWRLAVYQNSPRDAA, from the coding sequence ATGTCCACCAGCACAGCAGCGGGTCCCTCCGCCGGTGACCAGGCCGCGGTCGCGGCGATCCCCCAGCGCGTCGTGGCGGCCTGGGCGGCCCACGACGCCGAGGCGTTCGCGTCGGTGTTCACCGACGAGGGCACGATGATCCTGCCCGGCCTGCACCGCAAGGGCCGCTCGGTGATCGCCGAGCACATGGCCGCGGCGTTCCAGGCCGAGTACCGCGGCACCCGGGTGACCGGCAAACCGATCGGCGTGACCTTCCTCGGCCGCGACGCCGGGGTGTTGATCACCGAGGGCGGGGTGCTGCTCGAGGGCGAGACCGAGGTGCACCCCGACCGGGCCATCCGCGCGTCGTGGGTGGTGGTGCGCGAGCAGGACCAGTGGCGCCTGGCGGTGTACCAGAACAGCCCGCGTGACGCGGCCTGA
- a CDS encoding acyl-CoA dehydrogenase family protein, whose protein sequence is MLTTEVPTRAQLVAGVAELAPLLRAHAPWSEDNRRVHDEVIAGLADAGVFRLRAPRHHGGYESDTATLVDVAAELGRVDGSAAWTASVYWIPTWMAGMFPDAVQDEVFATDDVRICGTLSPGGMATPTQGGVVVNGKWGFITGAHHAHWQEIIAILAAPDAEPMPILALVPMSDLQVVDDWHTSGLRGTGSVTTVAQDLFIPAERVLPLPVVLGGHTVSERAKGVAMYRAPLLPVASASSVGTTLGLAKGAQEAFLERLPSRKITYTGYARQADAPLTHQQVASAALKIDQAGFHARRLASLVDSKSAEGAEWTVLERAAARADMGAVCALAKESVDIHATASGGSSIYTDVPVQRFQRDVHAVNLHALMHPDTNTELYGRVLCGLEPDTLYL, encoded by the coding sequence GTGCTGACCACCGAAGTCCCCACCCGCGCCCAGCTCGTCGCCGGGGTGGCGGAGCTGGCGCCGCTGCTGCGCGCGCACGCGCCGTGGTCGGAGGACAACCGGCGCGTGCACGACGAGGTCATCGCGGGCCTCGCCGACGCGGGCGTGTTCCGGCTGCGTGCCCCCCGCCACCACGGCGGCTACGAGAGCGACACCGCCACCCTGGTCGACGTGGCCGCCGAACTCGGCCGGGTCGACGGGTCGGCGGCGTGGACCGCGTCGGTGTACTGGATCCCGACCTGGATGGCGGGCATGTTCCCCGACGCCGTGCAGGACGAGGTGTTCGCCACCGACGACGTGCGGATCTGCGGCACGCTGAGCCCCGGCGGCATGGCCACCCCCACCCAGGGCGGTGTGGTCGTCAACGGCAAGTGGGGGTTCATCACCGGCGCGCACCACGCGCACTGGCAGGAGATCATCGCGATCCTGGCCGCCCCCGACGCCGAGCCGATGCCGATCCTCGCGCTGGTCCCGATGTCGGATCTGCAGGTCGTGGACGACTGGCACACCAGCGGTCTGCGCGGCACCGGCAGCGTCACCACCGTCGCCCAAGACCTGTTCATCCCGGCGGAGCGGGTGCTGCCGCTGCCGGTGGTGCTCGGCGGGCACACGGTGTCCGAACGGGCCAAGGGCGTGGCCATGTACCGGGCGCCGCTGCTGCCGGTCGCCTCGGCGTCCTCCGTCGGCACGACCCTCGGGCTGGCCAAGGGCGCCCAGGAGGCGTTCCTGGAGCGGCTGCCCTCCCGCAAGATCACCTACACCGGCTACGCCAGGCAGGCCGACGCGCCGCTGACCCACCAGCAGGTCGCCTCGGCCGCGCTCAAGATCGACCAGGCCGGGTTCCACGCGCGCAGGCTGGCGTCGCTGGTGGACAGCAAGTCCGCCGAGGGCGCCGAGTGGACCGTGCTGGAGCGGGCCGCCGCCCGCGCCGACATGGGCGCGGTGTGCGCGCTGGCCAAGGAGTCCGTCGACATCCACGCCACCGCCAGCGGTGGGTCCTCGATCTACACCGACGTGCCGGTCCAGCGGTTCCAGCGGGATGTGCACGCGGTCAACCTGCACGCGTTGATGCACCCGGACACCAACACCGAGCTCTACGGCCGGGTGCTCTGCGGCCTCGAACCCGACACCCTCTACCTGTAA
- a CDS encoding class I SAM-dependent methyltransferase, whose translation MTGNSTDHHPAEDVAEMFNSAVAAFALSAAWELGALDELRATGDLDAAEFAAGRGLDTAGTLGMFRALAAVRVVEREGTTVTPGARFAEAVRNRSFFHWLARGSAELFRRMPSVLVTENRVGEFYRRDPAAIALACREIDELCYSPTFWAAVDRIDFPFTRVVDLGCGSGGRLIDILRRHPGTSAIGIDIARPSLEVARKEVADAGLGDRASFTEADVLALTPNPDYADVELLVCFMMGHDFWPRDNCVATLRRLREVFPAARRFLLGDATRTVGIADTRLPVFTLGFELGHDLMGTFIPTVADWESVFAEGGWDLLRTNRIDVAVGEVVFELAPR comes from the coding sequence ATGACCGGCAACAGCACCGACCACCACCCGGCCGAGGACGTGGCCGAGATGTTCAACTCGGCGGTGGCCGCGTTCGCTCTGTCCGCCGCCTGGGAGCTGGGCGCGCTCGACGAGCTGCGCGCCACCGGCGACCTCGACGCCGCCGAGTTCGCCGCCGGTCGTGGCCTCGACACCGCGGGCACCCTGGGCATGTTCCGCGCGCTGGCCGCCGTGCGGGTGGTCGAGCGCGAGGGCACCACGGTCACCCCGGGTGCGCGCTTCGCCGAGGCGGTGCGCAACCGCTCGTTCTTCCACTGGCTGGCCCGCGGCAGCGCCGAGCTGTTCCGGCGGATGCCCTCGGTGCTGGTCACCGAGAACCGGGTCGGCGAGTTCTACCGGCGCGACCCGGCCGCGATCGCCCTGGCCTGCCGGGAGATCGACGAGCTCTGCTACTCGCCGACCTTCTGGGCCGCGGTGGACCGGATCGACTTCCCGTTCACCAGGGTGGTCGACCTCGGCTGCGGCAGCGGCGGTCGGCTGATCGACATCCTGCGCAGACACCCCGGCACCAGCGCGATCGGCATCGACATCGCGCGGCCGTCGCTGGAGGTCGCCCGCAAGGAGGTCGCCGACGCGGGCCTGGGCGACCGGGCGAGCTTCACCGAGGCCGACGTGCTCGCGCTGACCCCGAACCCGGACTACGCGGACGTGGAGCTGCTGGTGTGCTTCATGATGGGCCACGACTTCTGGCCCAGGGACAACTGCGTGGCGACGCTGCGCAGGCTGCGCGAGGTGTTCCCCGCCGCCCGCCGGTTCCTGCTCGGCGACGCCACCAGGACCGTCGGGATCGCCGACACCCGGCTGCCGGTGTTCACCCTGGGCTTCGAACTCGGCCACGACCTGATGGGCACCTTCATCCCGACCGTCGCCGACTGGGAGTCGGTGTTCGCCGAGGGCGGCTGGGACCTGCTGCGCACCAACCGCATCGATGTCGCCGTCGGCGAGGTCGTGTTCGAACTGGCGCCGCGGTGA
- a CDS encoding FAD-dependent oxidoreductase → MGHDTRAVVLGAGMAGLLAARVLAEVHAQVLIVDRDRLTGVGTARRGVPQGRHVHGLLARGQQILDELFPGFTEAMVADGVPTADLGELRWFFNGRKLEPGTTGLTAVAASRPTLERYVRTRVAALPQVRFVEETDIVGLVTTDDRTRVTGVRVQAKGGQPEVLDADLVVDTTGRGSRTPLWLAELGYERPDEERVKIDLTYTTRTYRLADPAPLRAVQSINPVSGPVTPRGAFLTIIENDLCALSLTGVLGDAAPTDPDGFLEFARSLPVPDVYDTVKDAEPLDDPVSHRYVASQRRRYERLDRFPDRLLVLGDAACSFNPVYGQGMTVAAQQALVLREHLAGGVVDPLAFLRDIAEVVEVPWGISAAGDLAFPEVEGPRPQEVLEMNAFMAKLQLAATVDGAVTRSFMRVAGLVDPVSELTSPEMVTRVLDGAGRVAAVPA, encoded by the coding sequence ATGGGACACGACACGCGCGCCGTGGTGCTCGGCGCGGGCATGGCCGGCTTACTCGCGGCGCGGGTCCTCGCCGAGGTCCACGCGCAGGTCTTGATCGTCGACCGCGACCGGCTCACCGGGGTGGGCACCGCCCGCCGCGGTGTCCCGCAGGGGCGGCACGTGCACGGGCTGCTCGCCCGCGGCCAGCAGATCCTCGACGAGCTGTTCCCCGGGTTCACCGAGGCCATGGTCGCCGACGGGGTGCCAACAGCCGACCTCGGGGAGCTGCGCTGGTTCTTCAACGGCCGCAAGCTGGAGCCCGGCACGACCGGGTTGACCGCGGTCGCTGCCAGCAGGCCGACCCTGGAGCGGTACGTGCGCACCCGCGTCGCGGCGCTGCCCCAGGTGCGGTTCGTGGAGGAGACCGACATCGTCGGCCTCGTCACCACCGACGACCGGACCCGGGTGACCGGGGTGCGGGTGCAGGCCAAGGGCGGGCAGCCGGAGGTGCTCGACGCCGACCTGGTGGTCGACACCACCGGCCGCGGTTCGCGGACCCCGCTGTGGCTGGCCGAACTCGGTTACGAGCGGCCGGACGAGGAGCGGGTCAAGATCGACCTGACCTACACCACCCGCACCTACCGGCTGGCCGACCCGGCGCCGCTGCGCGCGGTCCAGTCGATCAACCCGGTGTCGGGTCCGGTGACCCCGCGCGGGGCGTTCCTCACCATCATCGAGAACGACCTGTGCGCGTTGTCGCTCACCGGTGTGCTCGGTGACGCCGCCCCGACCGACCCGGACGGGTTCCTGGAGTTCGCCAGGTCGCTGCCGGTGCCCGACGTCTACGACACGGTCAAGGACGCCGAGCCGCTCGACGACCCGGTCAGCCACCGCTACGTGGCCAGCCAGCGCCGCCGCTACGAGCGGCTCGACCGGTTCCCCGACCGGCTGCTGGTCCTCGGCGACGCGGCGTGCAGCTTCAACCCGGTCTACGGGCAGGGCATGACGGTGGCCGCGCAGCAGGCGTTGGTGCTGCGCGAGCACCTGGCGGGCGGGGTGGTCGACCCGCTGGCGTTCCTGCGGGACATCGCCGAGGTCGTCGAGGTGCCGTGGGGGATCTCCGCGGCGGGTGACCTCGCGTTCCCGGAGGTCGAGGGGCCGCGCCCGCAGGAGGTGCTGGAGATGAACGCCTTCATGGCGAAGCTGCAGTTGGCGGCGACCGTGGACGGCGCGGTCACCAGGTCGTTCATGCGGGTCGCCGGTCTCGTCGACCCGGTGAGCGAGCTGACCAGCCCGGAGATGGTGACCAGGGTGCTCGACGGCGCGGGGCGGGTGGCGGCCGTGCCCGCGTGA